Proteins encoded by one window of uncultured Draconibacterium sp.:
- a CDS encoding SCO family protein, which yields MKNTVYHITMLVVSTFLLFSNPLKAQSIINPAATDDDVEIGVVEHLDDYLPEKIALINEEGEKVWLADLIDKPTILNFVYYRCPGICSPLMEAVAGVMDKSDLVPGEDYQVLTISFDPGETIDLGIRKKKNYLNLMNNQDKVEEAKTGWKFFVSDSASILRITNATGFKYKKTGNDFLHAASLIVVSPDQKITRYLNGMYFLPFEWKMAIVEASKGQSGPTLNKVLRFCYSYDPQGQTYVLNVTKVSGIIIIFFGLVLLLFLVLKPKKKVN from the coding sequence ATGAAAAATACTGTATACCATATTACAATGTTGGTTGTAAGTACCTTTCTGTTATTTAGCAACCCGTTAAAAGCTCAAAGTATAATTAATCCTGCTGCTACCGACGACGATGTTGAGATTGGAGTTGTGGAACATCTTGATGATTACCTTCCTGAAAAGATAGCATTAATTAACGAAGAAGGCGAAAAAGTGTGGTTGGCCGATTTAATAGATAAGCCAACCATTTTAAATTTTGTGTATTATCGTTGTCCGGGAATTTGCAGCCCTCTAATGGAAGCAGTAGCCGGTGTAATGGATAAATCGGATCTTGTTCCGGGAGAAGATTACCAGGTGCTAACCATTAGTTTCGATCCGGGCGAAACAATTGATTTAGGTATCAGGAAAAAGAAGAATTACTTAAACCTGATGAACAACCAGGATAAAGTGGAAGAAGCCAAAACAGGATGGAAATTTTTTGTTTCAGATAGTGCCAGCATACTGCGAATTACAAATGCCACAGGGTTTAAGTACAAAAAAACCGGTAACGACTTCTTGCATGCTGCCTCGTTAATCGTTGTTAGCCCTGATCAGAAAATTACCCGTTATTTAAATGGTATGTATTTCCTTCCGTTCGAATGGAAAATGGCCATTGTTGAAGCCTCGAAAGGCCAGTCGGGACCAACCTTAAATAAGGTACTTCGTTTTTGTTATTCATACGATCCGCAAGGACAAACATATGTATTAAATGTAACCAAAGTTAGCGGAATCATTATTATATTTTTTGGACTGGTTTTACTGCTGTTCCTGGTATTAAAACCAAAGAAAAAAGTAAATTAA
- a CDS encoding 4Fe-4S dicluster domain-containing protein, whose translation MENKSRRDFVKKLGVSVGAAGLVGGSSILSSCNQVETASGDTIKLLTSSGELVEVDKAQLKPADMPNLSENQKRGREGLPNRKWVMVIDLSKCRNARECMKGCQNHHQLRPEQHHINVLQMQDAEHTAPYYMPKPCQHCDNPPCTKVCPVNATFKREDGIVLIDNERCIGCRFCIAACPYSARVFNWFEPRDAEKYEGVTYNIEANVPQKKGTISKCLFSADRLRDGKLPTCVSSCPNGVYWFGDQNEDAVTNGTTHETTSFSKLIKDNAAYTLMEELGTKPRVYYLPPKDRAFPFQGEIEDHHS comes from the coding sequence ATGGAAAATAAATCACGCAGAGACTTCGTGAAAAAGCTGGGTGTATCGGTTGGTGCAGCCGGACTGGTTGGAGGTTCCAGTATTTTAAGTTCGTGTAACCAGGTTGAAACCGCATCGGGCGATACCATTAAATTGCTTACATCGAGCGGAGAACTTGTTGAGGTTGACAAAGCACAGCTTAAACCTGCTGACATGCCAAATCTTTCCGAGAATCAAAAACGCGGAAGAGAAGGCTTGCCAAACCGCAAATGGGTTATGGTTATCGATTTATCGAAATGCCGGAATGCACGCGAGTGTATGAAAGGTTGTCAAAACCACCACCAGTTGCGTCCGGAGCAACACCATATTAATGTACTACAAATGCAGGATGCCGAGCACACCGCTCCGTATTACATGCCAAAACCATGTCAGCATTGCGATAATCCGCCGTGTACAAAAGTATGCCCTGTAAACGCTACTTTTAAGCGCGAAGACGGTATTGTACTTATTGATAATGAGCGTTGTATTGGTTGTCGCTTCTGTATTGCAGCTTGTCCCTACTCAGCCAGGGTATTCAACTGGTTTGAGCCACGAGATGCCGAAAAATACGAAGGTGTTACTTATAATATTGAAGCCAACGTTCCGCAGAAAAAAGGTACCATATCGAAATGTTTGTTTAGTGCCGACCGTTTACGCGACGGCAAATTGCCAACCTGTGTTTCGTCGTGCCCGAATGGAGTTTACTGGTTTGGAGACCAAAACGAAGATGCGGTAACAAACGGAACTACTCACGAAACCACCAGTTTCAGCAAATTAATAAAAGACAATGCAGCTTATACATTAATGGAAGAACTGGGAACAAAACCTCGTGTTTATTACCTGCCACCAAAAGACAGAGCTTTCCCGTTTCAAGGCGAAATTGAAGATCACCACTCATAA
- the nrfD gene encoding NrfD/PsrC family molybdoenzyme membrane anchor subunit yields MEKTKSPEESRKLLDKITFDLTRSIVKRDEFTHFWYFLLIMFAAVGLWGWGIQIRDGLGVTGMRDYVSWGMYIANFVFFVAVSLIGFLISSSLHLLKISWSKPISRVAEQIAIAAVALAGIIIVMDMGRPDRFLNVFLHGRFASPIIWDVTVVTTYLTISVLLYYIPLIPDLALLRDRGGDDIPKWKMKLYTLLALGWKGNAKQYKLVAHAMRVLMILILPVGLSIHTVTSWLFAATLRSGWDTTIFGPYFVAGAFVAGAAAVVILMYAYRTRYSLGEYFEDLHFDYMGKLLVFVCLVYLYFNINEFWVPAYKMKTAEGIHLRTLFTGSYAPMFWSAQMLGLILPIFLMLFRYFRKPGPLTIISVFVLIASWLKRYIIVVPTLEHPFLPVQNVPDYFKHYSPTSIEIMITIFSFMAALLIITVLAKMFPVITIWEYAEEKGIDKEILAEPKK; encoded by the coding sequence ATGGAAAAAACAAAATCGCCGGAAGAATCCCGGAAATTATTGGATAAAATTACCTTCGACCTTACCCGCTCGATTGTAAAACGTGACGAGTTCACACATTTTTGGTATTTCTTACTAATCATGTTTGCCGCCGTTGGTTTGTGGGGCTGGGGTATACAAATTCGCGACGGGCTGGGTGTTACCGGTATGCGCGACTATGTTTCGTGGGGAATGTATATTGCCAACTTTGTATTTTTTGTTGCCGTGAGTTTGATTGGATTCTTGATCAGCTCATCGTTACATCTCCTAAAAATTAGTTGGTCTAAACCTATTTCACGTGTTGCCGAACAAATTGCCATTGCAGCTGTGGCACTTGCAGGTATTATTATTGTAATGGACATGGGACGTCCTGACCGGTTTCTCAACGTATTTTTACACGGACGTTTTGCCTCACCAATTATTTGGGATGTTACAGTAGTTACTACCTACCTGACAATTTCAGTATTGCTGTACTACATCCCGCTTATTCCCGATCTGGCTTTATTACGCGACCGCGGAGGCGACGATATTCCAAAATGGAAAATGAAGTTATATACATTGCTGGCACTTGGTTGGAAAGGAAATGCCAAACAATATAAACTTGTTGCTCATGCTATGCGTGTGCTAATGATTCTTATTCTTCCTGTTGGTTTATCCATCCACACCGTAACCTCGTGGTTGTTTGCGGCTACTTTACGTTCGGGCTGGGATACTACCATTTTTGGCCCCTACTTTGTTGCCGGAGCATTTGTTGCCGGAGCAGCAGCTGTGGTAATTTTAATGTATGCTTACAGAACCCGTTACAGTTTGGGAGAATATTTTGAAGATTTGCATTTCGATTATATGGGAAAACTTTTGGTTTTTGTTTGCCTGGTTTACCTGTATTTTAACATCAACGAATTTTGGGTACCTGCCTACAAAATGAAAACTGCTGAAGGAATTCATTTGCGTACGCTTTTTACAGGAAGTTATGCGCCAATGTTTTGGTCGGCACAAATGCTGGGATTAATACTACCTATTTTTCTTATGCTTTTCAGATACTTCAGAAAACCCGGACCTTTAACCATCATTTCGGTATTTGTGCTCATTGCATCGTGGTTAAAGCGTTATATAATTGTTGTTCCAACACTGGAACACCCGTTCTTGCCGGTGCAAAATGTTCCCGACTATTTCAAACATTATTCGCCAACAAGTATCGAGATAATGATTACCATTTTCTCTTTTATGGCTGCGCTGCTGATTATTACGGTGCTGGCTAAAATGTTTCCGGTAATTACCATTTGGGAATATGCCGAAGAAAAAGGTATTGATAAAGAAATTCTTGCTGAACCGAAAAAATAA
- a CDS encoding cytochrome c has product MKIKLLVVAIFFLAQQGMAQEWLVPEDQKNLENPSEYNLANVQKGKDLYLLNCKSCHGDAGKNNGLPLIPPPPDVTSDIMQANTEGELFYKITHGRGGMPQFETTISEDDRWRLVNYIRNYNPNVEPVLVEEPPKNAKILASVNEAERKVEVFAEYENKEGNFVVLAETPISIGAQKAFGTLPIGEVLTNSEGRAEYTIPETLIGDEQGMVTLVIDLGEGFITEDVVLDASKVGQPKPTPVLIKEEVLWSTNDNIQTWLLLSYLAAVLGAWGTIGYVVFQIFKISRAGKEE; this is encoded by the coding sequence ATGAAGATCAAATTATTAGTTGTAGCAATCTTTTTTCTTGCACAGCAGGGAATGGCGCAGGAATGGCTGGTTCCTGAAGATCAAAAGAACCTTGAAAATCCATCAGAATATAATCTTGCCAACGTACAAAAGGGAAAAGACCTTTATCTACTAAATTGTAAATCGTGTCACGGCGATGCAGGCAAAAATAACGGATTGCCATTGATTCCTCCCCCACCCGATGTTACCAGCGATATTATGCAGGCCAATACCGAAGGCGAGTTATTTTATAAAATCACACATGGACGTGGAGGGATGCCGCAGTTTGAAACAACCATTTCGGAAGATGACCGCTGGCGCCTGGTAAATTATATTCGCAATTACAATCCTAACGTTGAACCTGTATTAGTAGAAGAACCACCTAAGAATGCAAAAATTTTGGCATCGGTTAACGAAGCAGAACGTAAAGTGGAGGTATTTGCCGAATATGAAAATAAAGAAGGAAATTTTGTTGTACTTGCCGAAACACCCATTTCAATTGGTGCACAAAAAGCTTTTGGCACACTGCCTATTGGCGAGGTGCTTACCAATAGTGAAGGACGCGCAGAATACACTATTCCGGAAACCCTGATTGGTGATGAGCAGGGAATGGTAACTCTGGTTATCGACCTGGGAGAAGGATTTATTACCGAAGATGTTGTTCTTGACGCATCAAAAGTAGGACAACCAAAACCAACTCCGGTGTTGATTAAAGAAGAGGTACTTTGGTCGACCAACGATAATATCCAAACCTGGCTATTGCTGTCGTATTTAGCAGCTGTTTTGGGAGCCTGGGGGACCATTGGCTATGTTGTATTTCAGATTTTTAAAATCAGCCGGGCCGGCAAAGAGGAATAA
- the ccoS gene encoding cbb3-type cytochrome oxidase assembly protein CcoS: MNIFYLLIGVSLLVALIFLGAFIWSVRSGQYDDSETPSMRILFDDDDVESESETNEEKKNNKK; the protein is encoded by the coding sequence ATGAACATTTTTTATCTGCTTATAGGAGTAAGTTTATTGGTAGCACTCATTTTTTTGGGCGCTTTTATATGGTCGGTTCGATCGGGACAGTACGACGACAGCGAAACTCCTTCGATGCGGATACTCTTTGACGATGACGACGTAGAATCAGAATCTGAAACCAATGAAGAAAAAAAGAATAATAAAAAATAA
- the ccoN gene encoding cytochrome-c oxidase, cbb3-type subunit I has protein sequence MENQKFNYDNKIVKLFILATLVWGVVGVLVGILAAAQLAFPVFNFGLEFTTFGRVRPLHTNAIIFAFVGNAIFAGVYYSMQKLLKTRMFSDTLSKIHFWGWQTIIVLAAVTLLAGITTSKEYAELEWPIDILITIIWVVFGWNMIGTLVVRRVQHIYAAIWWYLATFLGVAMLHVVNSFELPISLFKSYSIYAGAQDAVVQWWYGHNAVAFFLTTPFLGLMYYYLPKAANRPIYSYKLSIIHFWSLIFLYMWAGPHHLLYQALPNWAQALGTTFSIMLIAPSWGGMINGLLTLRGAWDRVRDSAALKFMVVAVTAYGMSTFEGPMMSLKSVNQITHFTDWTIAHVHIGGMGWNGGLVFGMLYWLVPKLFKSKLFSEKLANTHFWLSTLAILIYAIPLYWAAVTQWLMWRNFTDEGFLQYPNFLETVTQLIPMYMARIVAGILFLVGFLIMVYNLAKTMAAGSFVNDEAAEAPALVLAGSRNPVKETVHRWMERRAVRFSIWVFVALAIGGAVEIIPMIFIKSNVPTIDSVKPYTPLELEGRDLYVKEGCYVCHSQMVRPFRWETDRYGEYSKIGEFVYDYPFQWGSKRTGPDLARAGVVGGPMYKNAAWHYNHFMDPQKMNEQSIMPNYAWLAVKNVDLSQTPKKIRAMQTLGVPYEEGFDEKAIDDYMAQAEGIVADLKASGIETDAKKQIVAMIAYMHKLGRDISEQSTGNEAEMSSANDTTQLKEVTLLESAEDLEAGQKIFETTCVVCHGADGKGLATFPSLVDDEWLHGNSPAEVFHSISEGNVAKGMVPYKTQYSEKQITQLTSYVLTTLQNK, from the coding sequence ATGGAAAATCAAAAATTTAATTACGACAACAAAATCGTTAAGTTGTTTATTCTGGCTACACTGGTTTGGGGTGTTGTTGGTGTACTGGTGGGCATTCTTGCTGCGGCACAACTGGCCTTCCCTGTATTCAACTTTGGTCTCGAATTTACCACTTTCGGAAGGGTAAGACCACTGCATACCAATGCCATTATTTTTGCATTTGTAGGAAATGCCATTTTTGCCGGAGTTTATTACTCTATGCAGAAACTACTAAAGACCAGGATGTTTAGCGACACGCTGAGTAAAATCCACTTTTGGGGCTGGCAAACCATTATTGTTCTGGCAGCTGTTACATTGCTTGCCGGAATTACCACTTCGAAAGAATATGCCGAACTGGAATGGCCAATTGATATTTTGATAACCATAATTTGGGTTGTTTTTGGGTGGAACATGATCGGAACACTGGTTGTTCGTCGTGTTCAGCACATATACGCAGCTATTTGGTGGTATCTGGCTACTTTCCTCGGAGTTGCCATGTTGCACGTGGTTAACTCTTTTGAGCTGCCCATATCGTTGTTTAAAAGTTACTCGATTTATGCAGGTGCACAGGATGCAGTTGTGCAATGGTGGTACGGACACAACGCCGTGGCATTTTTCCTTACAACTCCGTTTCTTGGGTTAATGTATTATTACCTGCCAAAAGCAGCTAACCGCCCAATTTATTCGTACAAACTGTCGATCATTCACTTTTGGTCGCTGATATTTTTGTACATGTGGGCCGGTCCACACCACTTGTTGTACCAGGCTTTGCCAAATTGGGCGCAGGCATTGGGAACCACATTCTCGATCATGCTGATTGCACCAAGCTGGGGAGGTATGATAAACGGCCTGCTCACATTGCGTGGTGCCTGGGACCGCGTTCGCGACAGTGCTGCTCTAAAGTTCATGGTAGTGGCTGTAACCGCTTACGGTATGTCAACTTTCGAAGGACCAATGATGTCGCTAAAATCAGTAAACCAAATTACCCACTTTACCGACTGGACTATTGCTCACGTACACATTGGTGGAATGGGATGGAACGGCGGACTGGTATTTGGTATGTTATACTGGTTGGTACCAAAACTGTTTAAGTCAAAACTATTCTCAGAGAAATTAGCAAATACGCATTTCTGGTTATCAACTCTGGCAATTTTAATTTATGCCATCCCGCTATATTGGGCAGCAGTTACACAATGGTTGATGTGGAGAAACTTCACCGACGAAGGCTTCCTGCAGTATCCAAACTTCCTTGAAACAGTAACTCAATTGATTCCGATGTACATGGCGCGTATTGTAGCTGGTATTTTGTTCCTGGTTGGATTCCTTATCATGGTTTACAACCTGGCAAAAACAATGGCTGCCGGAAGTTTTGTTAACGACGAAGCTGCCGAAGCACCGGCTCTGGTTCTTGCAGGATCAAGAAATCCGGTAAAAGAAACCGTTCACCGTTGGATGGAAAGAAGAGCTGTTCGTTTCTCTATATGGGTATTTGTGGCACTGGCCATTGGTGGAGCTGTTGAGATTATTCCGATGATATTTATAAAATCGAATGTACCAACCATCGACTCGGTAAAACCATATACACCGCTTGAGCTGGAAGGCCGCGACCTGTATGTAAAAGAAGGTTGCTATGTGTGTCACTCGCAAATGGTTCGTCCGTTCCGCTGGGAAACCGATCGTTATGGCGAGTACTCTAAAATTGGTGAGTTTGTTTACGACTATCCGTTCCAATGGGGATCGAAACGTACCGGCCCCGATTTGGCGCGCGCCGGAGTAGTTGGCGGACCGATGTATAAAAATGCGGCATGGCATTACAACCACTTTATGGATCCGCAAAAAATGAACGAACAGTCGATTATGCCAAATTATGCGTGGTTGGCGGTTAAAAACGTCGATCTTTCGCAAACGCCGAAAAAGATCAGAGCAATGCAAACACTTGGCGTTCCGTACGAAGAAGGATTCGACGAAAAAGCGATTGACGATTATATGGCACAGGCCGAAGGAATTGTTGCCGATTTAAAAGCCTCGGGTATTGAAACCGACGCGAAAAAACAAATTGTGGCCATGATTGCCTATATGCACAAACTGGGTCGCGATATTTCGGAACAGTCAACTGGTAACGAAGCTGAGATGAGTTCTGCAAATGATACCACTCAATTAAAAGAAGTTACTTTGTTAGAAAGTGCTGAAGATTTGGAAGCCGGACAGAAAATATTTGAAACAACCTGTGTGGTTTGCCACGGAGCCGATGGAAAAGGGCTGGCAACTTTCCCAAGCCTTGTTGATGATGAATGGCTGCATGGAAATTCTCCTGCCGAAGTTTTCCATTCAATTTCAGAAGGAAATGTTGCCAAAGGAATGGTGCCTTATAAAACGCAATATTCCGAGAAACAAATTACACAGCTTACAAGCTACGTTTTAACAACTCTACAAAATAAGTAA
- a CDS encoding cbb3-type cytochrome c oxidase N-terminal domain-containing protein, which translates to MSDKNKQILEQDENLMDHDYDGIKELDNPPPRWIMLMFYITIGWSIIYGAYYFWLKEGDLQDAEYARKSMQHDQEYQIESLSADDLVAFTDAESIAEGKQIYTDLACMACHGMNGEGNAIGPNLTDDYTLHGCDFESVFHTIKEGVPAKGMTAYKTQMSDEKIQKVASYVLTMRGTNPANAKEPQGEKCE; encoded by the coding sequence ATGTCAGATAAAAACAAACAAATACTTGAGCAGGATGAAAACCTGATGGACCACGATTACGATGGCATTAAGGAACTGGACAATCCGCCACCACGATGGATAATGTTGATGTTTTACATCACAATTGGTTGGTCGATTATTTATGGGGCATATTATTTCTGGTTAAAAGAAGGCGACTTGCAGGATGCGGAATATGCGCGTAAATCGATGCAACACGATCAGGAATATCAAATTGAATCGCTTTCGGCCGACGACCTGGTTGCTTTTACGGATGCAGAATCGATTGCTGAAGGAAAACAAATTTATACCGATTTGGCCTGTATGGCTTGCCACGGAATGAATGGCGAAGGAAATGCTATTGGACCAAACCTGACAGATGATTACACACTGCACGGGTGCGATTTCGAAAGTGTGTTTCATACCATTAAAGAAGGTGTACCGGCAAAAGGGATGACCGCTTATAAAACACAAATGAGCGACGAAAAAATCCAAAAGGTTGCCAGTTATGTACTGACGATGAGAGGTACTAATCCGGCCAATGCAAAAGAACCGCAAGGCGAAAAATGTGAGTAA
- the ccoG gene encoding cytochrome c oxidase accessory protein CcoG, whose translation MANQNLDFRDYPINMNERGGRKWVYAKKPSGKWFNRRTIVSWILLLFWVGVPFIRINGNPLILLDIANRKFIIFGAIFWAQDTFILALLMLSFVLFVVLFTVTFGRLWCGWTCPQTIFLEMVFRKIEYLIEGDYRERHKLDNSPWTAKKIFKKTLKHGIFILISVAMTNVFLMWFIGSDRWIEMIQEPISQNISGFLVMLLVSAFFYWVYSFFREQICTMVCPYGRMQGVLLDSKSIAVTYDYVRGEPRGGRGDGDCTDCKQCISVCPTGIDIRNGSQLECINCTACIDQCNKIMHVTGKPPGLIRYASEAQIKGQQNSIWNARNRAYSVVLLLIFSFFVYTLVSRPVLETTILRTPGLLYQEQDSTLSNVYNIKIVNKTHDELPLELRVISHDGKIQIAGNSIILKDQNMYESTFILFLPKSEVTSDKTEVEFGVFSNNELIETYSVTFVGP comes from the coding sequence ATGGCAAATCAAAATCTCGATTTCAGAGACTACCCCATTAACATGAACGAACGCGGGGGACGAAAATGGGTGTATGCAAAAAAGCCTTCCGGAAAATGGTTTAACCGCCGAACAATTGTTAGCTGGATTTTGCTGCTTTTCTGGGTGGGTGTTCCATTTATCAGGATTAACGGCAACCCACTAATTCTGCTTGATATTGCCAACCGCAAGTTTATTATTTTCGGAGCCATTTTTTGGGCACAGGATACTTTTATTCTGGCATTGTTAATGCTGTCGTTTGTGCTTTTTGTTGTATTGTTTACGGTAACATTTGGCCGGCTTTGGTGCGGCTGGACCTGTCCGCAAACCATATTTCTGGAGATGGTATTTCGTAAAATTGAATACCTGATTGAAGGCGATTACCGCGAGCGCCATAAATTGGACAACAGTCCGTGGACGGCAAAAAAAATATTCAAGAAGACACTGAAACACGGTATTTTCATTCTGATATCGGTTGCCATGACCAACGTTTTTCTGATGTGGTTTATCGGAAGCGATCGCTGGATTGAAATGATTCAGGAGCCGATTAGCCAGAACATTTCGGGCTTTTTGGTGATGCTGCTGGTATCGGCATTTTTTTACTGGGTTTATTCATTTTTTCGCGAGCAAATTTGTACCATGGTTTGCCCTTACGGACGTATGCAGGGTGTTCTGCTCGACTCGAAATCGATTGCCGTTACCTACGATTATGTGCGCGGCGAACCTCGTGGCGGACGCGGCGATGGCGACTGTACCGATTGCAAACAGTGCATTTCGGTGTGCCCAACCGGTATCGATATCCGCAACGGCTCGCAGTTGGAATGTATTAACTGCACCGCTTGTATCGATCAGTGCAACAAAATTATGCATGTTACCGGTAAACCTCCGGGTTTAATTCGTTACGCTTCCGAAGCTCAGATAAAAGGGCAGCAAAATTCAATTTGGAATGCGCGTAACCGGGCTTATTCTGTGGTGTTGCTGCTTATCTTCTCGTTCTTTGTTTACACACTGGTATCGCGGCCGGTTTTGGAAACAACCATTTTGCGAACTCCGGGATTACTTTACCAGGAGCAAGACTCCACCTTATCGAACGTTTACAACATTAAAATCGTAAATAAAACGCACGACGAACTTCCGCTCGAATTGCGTGTTATCTCTCATGATGGTAAAATTCAGATTGCAGGGAATTCGATTATTCTGAAAGACCAGAACATGTACGAATCGACTTTTATTCTTTTCTTACCTAAAAGCGAGGTAACAAGCGATAAAACCGAAGTTGAGTTTGGAGTTTTCAGCAATAATGAATTAATTGAAACCTATAGCGTCACGTTTGTTGGGCCTTAA
- a CDS encoding FixH family protein — MKFNWGTGIFLFLALFLAGSAVFIVFAVRQPVNLVHKNYYEKGVDHTEQMNVNARSKPFARSFDVNLNTEALVISIENELATKIDSGNMQLYRPSDYTKDIKHEVLAGNNSIQFPKSELIAGRYILKFTWYTNGLRYEVDRPVNIQ; from the coding sequence ATGAAGTTTAATTGGGGAACAGGGATATTTCTTTTTCTGGCATTGTTTTTAGCCGGATCGGCCGTTTTTATTGTGTTTGCGGTGCGCCAGCCGGTAAACTTGGTGCATAAAAATTATTACGAAAAAGGTGTTGATCATACCGAACAAATGAATGTAAATGCCCGATCGAAACCATTTGCCCGCTCGTTTGATGTGAATCTGAACACCGAGGCATTGGTAATTAGCATTGAAAACGAATTGGCAACAAAAATCGATTCAGGCAATATGCAGTTGTATCGCCCGTCGGATTACACAAAAGACATTAAGCACGAAGTTTTAGCGGGAAACAATTCGATCCAATTTCCAAAATCCGAGCTGATAGCCGGCCGTTACATTTTAAAATTCACTTGGTACACCAACGGTTTACGTTACGAAGTTGATCGGCCGGTAAATATTCAGTAA
- a CDS encoding sulfite exporter TauE/SafE family protein: MTIFISALILGLMGSFHCAGMCGPIAIALPLHGNTVPQKIFGGTLYNLGRTLTYGIMGAIFGLLGQGLQLIGFQQKVSVIMGALMIISVLFPALFKNQYKMDKSWFSVVGKLKKKIAEMFSIRSFQSLFFIGMLNGLLPCGLVYMAIAGAIGTGGVAEGSLYMILFGLGTIPMLLAISLAGNVLSLAVRKRINKLIPVLVVVVGILFVLRGLSLGIPYLSPPKQKIEQKFEKSLEQESAAMHTETKGDCCKVD, from the coding sequence ATGACAATTTTTATTTCAGCACTTATTTTAGGCTTGATGGGCAGTTTTCACTGTGCCGGTATGTGTGGCCCCATTGCCATAGCTTTGCCACTTCATGGCAACACCGTTCCGCAAAAAATATTCGGAGGCACCCTGTATAACCTGGGCCGCACCTTAACCTATGGAATTATGGGAGCTATTTTCGGGCTTCTCGGGCAAGGGCTTCAACTCATCGGCTTTCAGCAAAAAGTATCGGTGATAATGGGTGCTTTGATGATTATTTCGGTGCTTTTCCCCGCATTGTTTAAAAACCAGTACAAAATGGATAAAAGTTGGTTTTCGGTTGTGGGCAAACTGAAAAAGAAGATTGCCGAAATGTTTTCCATCCGCTCTTTCCAAAGTTTGTTTTTTATTGGCATGCTTAACGGTTTGCTTCCTTGCGGACTGGTTTATATGGCCATTGCCGGAGCCATTGGTACCGGCGGTGTTGCCGAAGGATCGCTGTACATGATCCTGTTTGGATTGGGAACAATTCCCATGTTGCTGGCCATTTCGCTGGCAGGAAACGTATTGAGTTTAGCGGTACGAAAAAGAATCAACAAACTAATTCCGGTACTGGTTGTTGTGGTTGGAATTCTGTTTGTATTACGCGGATTGAGTTTGGGTATCCCCTATTTAAGTCCGCCAAAACAAAAAATTGAGCAGAAATTCGAAAAAAGTCTGGAGCAAGAAAGTGCGGCAATGCATACCGAGACAAAAGGCGATTGCTGTAAAGTAGATTAG